The following are encoded in a window of Eleutherodactylus coqui strain aEleCoq1 chromosome 12, aEleCoq1.hap1, whole genome shotgun sequence genomic DNA:
- the NKIRAS1 gene encoding NF-kappa-B inhibitor-interacting Ras-like protein 1 isoform X2, translating into MGKGSRVVVCGLGAVGKTAILEQVIYGNHIVGQEHIETLEDVYIASVETERGVKEQMAIIVLGNKVDRAEYRQVETEMALQWARGEKVKLWEVSVADRKTLIEPFTLLASKLNQLQSKSPFPLPGRKSKGTPTSDN; encoded by the exons ATGGGGAAAGGAAGTCGCGTAGTGGTTTGTGGACTGGGAGCAGTGGGTAAGACCGCTATACTCGAGCAGGTGATATATGGAAACCACATAGTTG GTCAGGAACATATTGAAACCTTGGAAGATGTATATATTGCTTCAGTGGAAACAGAGCGTGGCGTGAAGGAGC AGATGGCCATTATAGTTTTAGGTAATAAGGTGGACCGGGCTGAATACAGACAAGTGGAAACAGAAATGGCACTACAGTGGGCAAGAGGGGAAAAAGTCAAACTCTGGGAAGTCTCAGTTGCAGACAGAAAGACTTTGATTGAACCTTTCACATTGTTGGCCAGCAAACTCAATCAGCTCCAAAGCAAGTCGCCCTTTCCTTTGCCTGGGAGGAAAAGTAAGGGGACCCCAACATCTGACAACTAA
- the RPL15 gene encoding large ribosomal subunit protein eL15 encodes MGAYKYMQELWRKKQSDVMRFLLRVRCWQYRQLSSLHRAPRPTRPDKARRLGYKAKQGYVIYRIRVRRGGRKRPVPKGATYGKPVHHGVNQIKFARSLQSVAEERAGRHCGGLRVLSSYWVGEDSTYKFFEVILIDTFHKAIRRNPDTQWITKAVHKHREMRGLTSAGKKSRGLGKGHKFHLTIGGSRRAAWRRRNTLQLHRYR; translated from the exons ATGGGCGCCTACAAGTACATGCAGGAGTTATGGAGGAAGAAGCAGTCGGACGTGATGAGGTTCCTGCTGCGCGTCCGCTGCTGGCAGTACCGCCAGCTGTCCTCGCTGCACCGTGCTCCGCGGCCCACCCGCCCCGACAAGGCCCGCCGGCTGGGGTACAAGGCCAAGCAAG GGTATGTTATCTACCGCATCAGAGTTCGCCGTGGTGGCCGCAAACGCCCAGTACCCAAGGGTGCAACTTATGGCAAGCCTGTGCACCATGGTGTCAACCAGATCAAGTTTGCTCGCAGCCTGCAGTCCGTCGCTGAG GAGCGTGCTGGCCGTCACTGTGGAGGACTGAGGGTTCTTAGCTCCTACTGGGTTGGTGAGGACTCCACCTACAAGTTCTTCGAGGTCATCCTCATTGACACCTTCCACAAGGCAATCAGACGCAATCCAGACACCCAATGGATCACAAAGGCTGTGCACAAGCACAGAGAGATGCGCGGCCTGACGTCTGCTGGCAAGAAGAGCCGTGGCCTTGGAAAGGGCCACAAGTTCCATCTCACAATCGGTGGCTCTCGCCGTGCCGCCTGGAGAAGACGCAACACTCTGCAGCTTCACCGTTACCGCTAA
- the NKIRAS1 gene encoding NF-kappa-B inhibitor-interacting Ras-like protein 1 isoform X1 produces the protein MGKGSRVVVCGLGAVGKTAILEQVIYGNHIVGQEHIETLEDVYIASVETERGVKEQLRIYDTQGLQEGTELPRHYFSVADGFILVYSVDSLESFRKVEMLKRDVDRFRDKKEMAIIVLGNKVDRAEYRQVETEMALQWARGEKVKLWEVSVADRKTLIEPFTLLASKLNQLQSKSPFPLPGRKTWLPSWLLCCASCWYKADTCH, from the exons ATGGGGAAAGGAAGTCGCGTAGTGGTTTGTGGACTGGGAGCAGTGGGTAAGACCGCTATACTCGAGCAGGTGATATATGGAAACCACATAGTTG GTCAGGAACATATTGAAACCTTGGAAGATGTATATATTGCTTCAGTGGAAACAGAGCGTGGCGTGAAGGAGCAGCTGCGCATCTACGACACCCAGGGACTTCAGGAGGGCACGGAGCTGCCCAGGCATTACTTCTCCGTTGCCGATGGCTTTATTCTTGTTTACAGTGTGGACAGTCTGGAGTCTTTTAGAAAGGTTGAAATGCTTAAAAGAGATGTGGACCGTTTCCGGGATAAAAAGGAG ATGGCCATTATAGTTTTAGGTAATAAGGTGGACCGGGCTGAATACAGACAAGTGGAAACAGAAATGGCACTACAGTGGGCAAGAGGGGAAAAAGTCAAACTCTGGGAAGTCTCAGTTGCAGACAGAAAGACTTTGATTGAACCTTTCACATTGTTGGCCAGCAAACTCAATCAGCTCCAAAGCAAGTCGCCCTTTCCTTTGCCTGGGAGGAAAA CATGGCTACCCAGTTGGCTGTTGTGCTGTGCCTCCTGCTGGTATAAAGCTGATACCTGCCACTGA